A region of Ornithorhynchus anatinus isolate Pmale09 chromosome 5, mOrnAna1.pri.v4, whole genome shotgun sequence DNA encodes the following proteins:
- the LIM2 gene encoding lens fiber membrane intrinsic protein produces MYSFMGGGLFCAWVGNILLVVSTATDYWMQYRLSGAFAHQGLWRYCLGGKCYLQTESIAYWNATRAFMILSSLTCFAGIVVGILAFAQLPATPRLSRPFSAGALFFTSTLFVLLAMAVYTGVTVNFLGKRFGDWRFSWSYILGWVALLMTFFAGIFYMCAYRMHECRRLSGPR; encoded by the exons ATGTACAGCTTCATGGGAGGGGGTCTGTTTTGCGCCTGGGTGGGCAACATCCTGCTGGTAGTCTCCACGGCGACTGACTACTGGATGCAGTATCGACTCTCAGGAGCTTTTGCCCACCAGGGGCTGTGGCGCTACTGCCTGGGTGGAAAGTGCTACCTGCAGACGGAAAGCATCG CTTATTGGAATGCCACCCGAGCCTTCATGATCTTGTCATCGCTGACCTGCTTCGCTGGGATCGTCGTGGGCATCCTGGCCTTTGCACAGTTACCCGCCACCCCCCGCCTGAGCCGCCCCTTCTCTGCTGGAGCCTTGTTCTTCACTTCCA cCCTATTTGTTCTCCTGGCCATGGCTGTTTACACTGGGGTGACGGTGAATTTCCTGGGCAAGCGTTTTGGGGATTGGCGTTTCTCCTGGTCCTACATCCTGGGCTGGGTGGCCCTGCTCATGACCTTCTTTGCAG GTATCTTCTACATGTGCGCATACCGGATGCATGAATGTCGCCGCCTCTCCGGACCACGCTGA